The Kineothrix sp. IPX-CK genomic interval AGACTGGGCGGCAGCTATGGGAATCGAAAGCGTTGTTATCGATAATGATACGACGATCAGGAACTTCAAGAATGAACTCAGATGGAATGAAATCGCATTCAGATAATAACATGGGCGTCAAGCAAGGAAAGGGAAGGGGTATCGGATGAAAGACATAAAAGAGATGATACTGGCCGGTAAGACGGCGATTGGAATTGAACTCGGATCTACCAGAATAAAGGCGGTCTTGATAGGGGAAGACAATTCTCCTATCGCTTCCGGCAGCTTTGGATGGGAAAATCAATACAAAGATAATTTTTGGACCTACAGTCTGGAGGACGTATGGAAGGGTCTTCAGGAGAGTTATCGCGCTTTGGCGGCGGAGGTGAAGAGCAAATATGATGTTTCCCTCCAAACGGTAGGATCCATCGGCTTCAGTGCCATGATGCACGGATATATGGCATTTGATAAAGAGGGCGAGCTTCTCGTCCCGTTCCGTACATGGAGAAATACTACCACCGGTGAGGCGGCGGCAGAGCTGACCGAACTGTTCCGGTATAACATTCCCCAGAGATGGAGCATTTCTCATTTGAGACAGGCGATTCTGGGTAAAGAAGCTCATGTGAAAAACATCGATTTCTTCACAACCCTTGCCGGCTACGTGCATTGGATGCTGACGGGAGAAAGAGTGCTGGGCGTAGGCGACGCTTCCGGTATGTTCCCTATAGATATCGATACTGCGGATTATAATGAGCGTATGGTAGGACAGTTCGACAAGTTGGTAGCAGGAGAGAACTATCCATGGAAGCTTAGGGAGATTCTTCCGAAGGTGCTCTGCGCGGGAGAAAGCGCCGGAGTGCTTACGGAGGAAGGTGCAAAGCTGTTAGATCCTACGGGCGGCTTGAAGGCAGGAATTCCCCTTTGCCCTCCGGAAGGGGATGCAGGAACCGGTATGGCAGCTACCAACAGCGTAGCGGTGAGAACAGGAAATGTTTCTGCCGGAACAAGCATATTCGCCATGATTGTGTTGGAAAAGGAGCTTTCCAAGGTATATCCTGAAATAGACCTGGTTACTACGCCGGATGGCAGTCTGGTGGGAATGGTTCATTGCAATAACTGTACGTCGGACTTAAATGCATGGGTTAATATATTTAAGGAATTTATGGAGACGATAGGCCTTACTGTGAACATGGGCAAACTTTATGATGATTTATATTTTAAAGCTCTGGAAGGAGATGCAGACTGCGGCGGATTGGTGTCCTACTGCTATTTCTCGGGAGAACCCGTTACCGGTTTCGATGAGGGACGTCCTCTGTTCGCCCGCGAGATGAACTGCAATTTTAACCTCGCCAACTTCATGAGGAGCCACTTATATTCTTCTTTGGCAGCATTGAAGATTGGTTTGGACATTTTGTTCAAGGAAGAGAAAGTTCAGGCCGATGAAATCTTCGGACACGGTGGTTTGTTTAAGACCAAGGGCGTTGGACAAGGATTTTTGGCGGCGGCTATGGATACTCCCGTATCTGTTATGGAGACGGCCGGAGAAGGCGGAGCATGGGGAATCGCTCTTCTGGCTTCCTTTATGCAGAACAAAGCGAAAGACGAGACGCTTTCAGAATATTTGAACGAGAAAGTATTTGCAGGAAATAAAGGCACTAAGATGGAACCTGATGTTAAAGATGTGGCTGGTTTTGATGCATTTATCAGCCGCTATAAAGCAGGCTTCCCTATGGAACGGGCAGCCGTAGAGTCTATGAAATAAGAGGAGAAATATGTTAGAAGAACTGAAAAAGCAAGTATATGAGGCAAATATGCTGCTTCCGAAATATGGACTGGTTACTTTCACATGGGGAAACGTGAGCGCGATCGATAGAGAAAAGCAGCTTTTTGTCATTAAGCCCAGTGGAGTGGAATACGACAAATTGACACCCGAAGACATGGTAATTATGGACCTTGACGGCAATAAGGTGGAAGGAAGATACAATCCCTCCTCCGATACGCCCACTCATTTAGAGCTGTATAAAGCATTTTCCAAGATAGGTGGTATCGTGCATACTCATTCCTCATGGGCTACAAGCTGGGCGCAGGCAGGACGTGGAATCCCTTGCTACGGGACTACTCACGCTGACTATATGTATGGAGAGATTCCCTGTGTCAGGTGCTTGACCAAGGAGGAAATTGAAGGGGCATATGAGAAAAATACAGGTCTTTTGATCGCGGATTACTTTGCGGATAAGGATTATGAAGCAGTTCCTGCAGTTCTCTGCAAGAATCACGGCCCCTTTTCGTGGGGTAAGGATGCGCATGAAGCGGTTCATAATGCAGTAGTGCTGGAAGAAGTGGCGAAGATGGCGGCGCGCGCTGAGAGGATCAACAGTCGGATAGAGCCTGCTCCTCAGGAACTTCAGGATAAGCATTACTATAGGAAGCATGGCGTTAACGCATACTATGGACAGACAGAAAGCTAATTAAGAAAAGAATTATTAGAAATAGCCGTAAACGTGAGAGAAATTGTTTACGGCTATTTATTATTTCTCAAAAATGCCGATACACATATAAAGGATATGAAAAGGATAAACTGTACGCATAGGCAATGTATTTCGGACAACAAGATCAGCCTGTGCAGAAATGGAGGGACAGTGTGAAAAAATTATTTTTCACAGCATAATTTATTATGCTTGCAAATATTGTGCCTGCGGCCCAAAGTTTGCAGGCTATGAGAAAGGCATGGTTATTAATATGAATATCGGCGGAATGAGTTTTTTACAGGAGGACTATCGCAGGGCTGCGGTAACGGTACCCGCGGCCGGCAAATCGGTACTTAATAATACGGACGATTATGAATTTCTTCAAATAAAAGAAAGCCGTTTGGAGAAGGGGAGGACGGAAAGTGACGCCTTGCCTAAGAAGGGAGAAGGCGCACCCTATTCCTATCTTGCAGATGCAAATGGTATCATTGATTATAAAGGAGTTATATTCGTCTGTGA includes:
- a CDS encoding L-ribulose-5-phosphate 4-epimerase; this translates as MLEELKKQVYEANMLLPKYGLVTFTWGNVSAIDREKQLFVIKPSGVEYDKLTPEDMVIMDLDGNKVEGRYNPSSDTPTHLELYKAFSKIGGIVHTHSSWATSWAQAGRGIPCYGTTHADYMYGEIPCVRCLTKEEIEGAYEKNTGLLIADYFADKDYEAVPAVLCKNHGPFSWGKDAHEAVHNAVVLEEVAKMAARAERINSRIEPAPQELQDKHYYRKHGVNAYYGQTES
- a CDS encoding FGGY-family carbohydrate kinase is translated as MKDIKEMILAGKTAIGIELGSTRIKAVLIGEDNSPIASGSFGWENQYKDNFWTYSLEDVWKGLQESYRALAAEVKSKYDVSLQTVGSIGFSAMMHGYMAFDKEGELLVPFRTWRNTTTGEAAAELTELFRYNIPQRWSISHLRQAILGKEAHVKNIDFFTTLAGYVHWMLTGERVLGVGDASGMFPIDIDTADYNERMVGQFDKLVAGENYPWKLREILPKVLCAGESAGVLTEEGAKLLDPTGGLKAGIPLCPPEGDAGTGMAATNSVAVRTGNVSAGTSIFAMIVLEKELSKVYPEIDLVTTPDGSLVGMVHCNNCTSDLNAWVNIFKEFMETIGLTVNMGKLYDDLYFKALEGDADCGGLVSYCYFSGEPVTGFDEGRPLFAREMNCNFNLANFMRSHLYSSLAALKIGLDILFKEEKVQADEIFGHGGLFKTKGVGQGFLAAAMDTPVSVMETAGEGGAWGIALLASFMQNKAKDETLSEYLNEKVFAGNKGTKMEPDVKDVAGFDAFISRYKAGFPMERAAVESMK